The Triticum dicoccoides isolate Atlit2015 ecotype Zavitan chromosome 6A, WEW_v2.0, whole genome shotgun sequence genome has a window encoding:
- the LOC119314549 gene encoding BTB/POZ and MATH domain-containing protein 1-like: MASSGTSGKPSRSAIVADTASGHHFLTIHGYSCTKDLPTGEKISSRRFKVGGHCWRIDYYPNGTNSAVADYVSLSLILDEDVAAGVKAKHCFCLSGEAEKIQAAGLTAAPVFTFSSRRSCFLNWYSTFIRREDLQKSKNLENDSFTVRCDILVVHGYRAQHAAAAAFVSVPPCDLQGDLGKLLETEKGADVVFEVGGETIAAHRCVLAARSSVFAAELFGPMKEGKADDGIVRVEDMEVEVFKAMLHFAYTGSLPKMRKEEEDVTCQHLLVAAHRFDMGRLKLICEEKLCEYIDIGTAANILALAEQHCCEGLKKACFDFLAAPENLRAVAATDGFQHLSVSCPSLMVELVAMSPVQR; this comes from the coding sequence ATGGCGTCCTCCGGCACCAGCGGGAAGCCGTCGAGGTCCGCCATCGTGGCCGACACGGCCAGCGGGCACCACTTCCTCACCATCCACGGCTACTCCTGCACCAAGGACCTTCCCACCGGAGAGAAGATCAGTTCCAGGCGCTTCAAAGTCGGCGGCCACTGCTGGCGCATCGACTACTACCCCAACGGCACGAACTCGGCGGTCGCGGATTACGTATCCCTCTCCCTAATCCTCGACGAAGATGTCGCGGCGGGGGTGAAGGCGAAGCACTGCTTCTGCCTCTCTGGGGAAGCGGAGAAAATTCAAGCGGCCGGGCTGACGGCGGCGCCGGTGTTCACATTCTCGTCCAGGAGGTCTTGCTTCCTCAACTGGTACTCGACCTTCATCAGAAGGGAGGACCTGCAGAAGTCCAAGAATCTAGAGAACGACTCGTTCACCGTCCGGTGTGATATCCTCGTCGTCCATGGTTACCGCGCCcagcacgcggcggcggcggctttcgtCTCCGTGCCCCCGTGCGACCTGCAGGGGGACCTTGGCAAGCTCCTCGAGACCGAGAAAGGTGCCGATGTGGTGTTCGAGGTCGGCGGTGAGACCATCGCCGCGCACCGGTGTGTGCTGGCAGCCCGCTCGTCAGTCTTCGCAGCCGAGCTCTTCGGACCAATGAAGGAGGGCAAGGCTGACGATGGCATCGTGCGTGTGGAAGACATGGAGGTGGAGGTGTTCAAGGCAATGCTCCATTTTGCATACACTGGCTCATTGCCCAAGATGCGCAAAGAAGAGGAAGACGTCACCTGCCAGCATCTGCTTGTCGCTGCACACAGGTTCGACATGGGGCGGTTGAAGCTGATTTGCGAGGAGAAGCTGTGCGAGTACATTGACATTGGCACGGCGGCGAACATCCTGGCACTGGCCGAGCAACACTGCTGTGAGGGCCTGAAGAAGGCATGCTTTGATTTTCTCGCTGCTCCAGAAAATCTGAGGGCCGTCGCAGCCACTGACGGCTTCCAGCATCTCAGCGTGAGCTGCCCTTCTCTTATGGTCGAGCTCGTGGCCATGTCCCCAGTGCAACGGTGA